From Paenibacillus sp. GP183, one genomic window encodes:
- a CDS encoding AAA family ATPase: MSGRVIAREPRNSTVPSRQINIVLRHAEAQPAAVIEDQMLNKRSPQNGPLSNIFKELNQMIGLDNVKELVHEIYALLQVSQFRAEAGLLSNSHVYHMIFKGNPGTGKTTVARLMGRMFHAMGVLSKGHFIEVERADLVGEYIGHTALKTRDLMKKAMGGILFIDEAYSLARGGEKDFGKEAIDCLVKGMEDKKNEFILILAGYSEEMEQFLGTNPGLPSRFPIQVDFEDYNIDQLIQISELMAKEREYVLVPQAVTKLKQHLAEEKAESWQIFSNARYVRNLLEKSIRHQAVRLLNHYTNTPSKQELMTIRPEDLRLKVKT, translated from the coding sequence ATGAGTGGTCGTGTGATTGCCAGGGAGCCGAGAAACAGCACCGTACCCTCCAGACAGATCAATATCGTACTCAGACATGCGGAAGCCCAGCCGGCAGCGGTAATAGAAGATCAAATGCTGAACAAGAGATCACCTCAGAATGGACCGCTCTCCAATATTTTCAAAGAGCTTAATCAGATGATCGGTCTGGATAACGTCAAAGAACTGGTGCACGAGATTTATGCTCTGCTGCAAGTCAGCCAGTTTCGTGCGGAGGCGGGGCTGCTCAGTAATTCACATGTGTATCATATGATTTTCAAGGGAAATCCAGGTACGGGAAAAACGACGGTGGCGCGGCTGATGGGGCGTATGTTTCATGCCATGGGAGTGCTGAGCAAAGGGCATTTTATCGAAGTAGAGCGAGCGGATCTGGTAGGTGAATACATCGGGCACACGGCTCTGAAGACACGGGATTTGATGAAAAAAGCAATGGGCGGCATTTTGTTTATTGATGAAGCCTACAGCTTGGCCAGAGGCGGCGAAAAAGATTTTGGAAAGGAAGCTATCGACTGTCTGGTAAAAGGGATGGAGGACAAGAAAAATGAATTCATTCTGATTCTGGCCGGTTACTCGGAAGAGATGGAGCAGTTTCTTGGGACCAATCCGGGATTGCCCTCGAGGTTTCCGATACAAGTGGATTTCGAGGATTACAACATCGATCAGCTGATTCAAATTTCGGAGCTCATGGCCAAGGAACGTGAATATGTGCTGGTGCCGCAAGCGGTCACCAAGCTGAAACAGCATCTGGCTGAGGAAAAAGCGGAGAGCTGGCAAATATTCAGCAATGCGAGATATGTGAGAAATCTGTTGGAAAAATCGATCCGCCATCAGGCGGTGAGGCTTCTGAATCATTATACGAATACTCCTTCCAAGCAAGAGCTGATGACTATTCGTCCAGAGGATTTAAGGTTAAAGGTGAAGACCTGA
- a CDS encoding GNAT family N-acetyltransferase gives MKQIDLIERLSVQIWPAEHIEPLCNWILRASGGITRRANSVFTWGNFPEDSEWLNQVESFYHNRGLPVYYHVSEASPDGLDAKLEQLGYLKDAPTIVMTAECKEVLALSKLKWEQKANAALTSEWLTPVDDKRLDPAAKEIWVKHFMSLEKFSDERADFYRGLMDRISPIKGFMQLRLNGVTAAVGTAVVEQGWAGLTNVVVGEQFRGQGISYRLIQELAEWSNQQGASNLYLQVMADNNSAIRSYTNLGFSPQYGYHYRCKV, from the coding sequence GTGAAGCAAATCGATCTGATTGAACGTTTATCCGTCCAAATTTGGCCCGCGGAGCACATAGAGCCTCTCTGCAATTGGATCTTACGCGCTTCCGGCGGAATAACCCGAAGAGCTAACAGCGTTTTTACTTGGGGAAATTTTCCCGAGGACTCGGAGTGGCTGAACCAAGTTGAGAGCTTCTATCATAATCGTGGGCTGCCTGTTTATTATCATGTCAGTGAAGCATCTCCGGACGGATTGGATGCAAAGCTGGAGCAACTTGGCTATCTTAAGGATGCTCCCACGATTGTCATGACAGCAGAATGTAAGGAAGTATTGGCGTTATCCAAGCTTAAGTGGGAACAAAAAGCGAATGCTGCATTAACGTCAGAATGGTTGACACCAGTTGATGACAAAAGGTTGGATCCTGCGGCTAAGGAAATATGGGTGAAGCATTTTATGAGTCTGGAGAAGTTTTCTGACGAGAGAGCTGATTTTTATAGGGGTTTGATGGATAGGATTAGCCCAATAAAAGGATTCATGCAATTGCGGCTAAATGGGGTGACGGCAGCGGTGGGAACTGCCGTGGTTGAACAAGGCTGGGCCGGGCTGACCAATGTTGTGGTAGGCGAGCAGTTCCGCGGTCAAGGCATCAGCTACAGGCTTATACAGGAATTAGCCGAGTGGAGCAATCAGCAAGGGGCTTCGAATTTATATTTGCAAGTCATGGCGGATAATAACAGTGCCATTCGTTCATATACGAATTTAGGTTTCTCCCCGCAGTACGGTTACCATTATCGCTGTAAAGTGTAG
- a CDS encoding YdcF family protein, whose amino-acid sequence MKLAKARRDSRTVERRKGRYAWFDRSSRGTNKQAARSGKGSGTAVRGLSIMYRGLLLLIFLSIIWVVYIQWQVQSTPHSPLPASADTGIVLGASLRNDIPSPGLQERLDLALKLYHEGKFKHIIVTGGLDHNGSKLTEAEGMRLYLIKQGIPNSVIVLEPEATSTYQNLLYSKHIMDKSGWKSAIIMTHNFHGARSLDIAHTVGIKQPAIATTGSQVLFMPYHEARETLAYTKWQIDKLLLQLGLMNSL is encoded by the coding sequence GTGAAATTGGCAAAAGCTCGCAGGGACAGCCGGACCGTGGAACGCCGAAAAGGCAGATATGCATGGTTTGATCGAAGCAGCAGAGGCACAAATAAACAAGCGGCTCGAAGCGGCAAAGGCAGCGGAACAGCCGTACGCGGCTTGAGCATCATGTATAGAGGGCTGCTTCTACTGATTTTCCTCTCGATTATTTGGGTTGTATATATTCAGTGGCAGGTGCAGAGCACTCCCCATTCGCCGCTTCCTGCCTCTGCAGATACGGGAATTGTTCTTGGAGCCTCTCTTCGCAATGACATTCCAAGTCCCGGCTTGCAAGAGCGTTTGGATCTTGCTCTCAAGCTTTATCATGAAGGCAAGTTCAAGCACATCATCGTGACAGGGGGACTCGACCATAACGGTTCGAAGCTTACCGAAGCGGAAGGGATGCGCCTGTACTTGATAAAACAAGGTATCCCGAATTCCGTCATCGTTCTGGAACCTGAAGCTACCAGCACCTATCAAAATTTGCTGTACAGCAAGCATATTATGGATAAATCCGGCTGGAAATCAGCTATCATTATGACACATAATTTTCATGGTGCTCGGTCCTTGGATATTGCTCACACTGTAGGCATCAAGCAGCCAGCGATTGCGACAACGGGCTCACAGGTACTGTTCATGCCTTATCACGAAGCAAGAGAAACGCTGGCCTATACCAAGTGGCAGATTGATAAGCTGCTCCTGCAGCTTGGTTTGATGAATTCGCTGTAG
- a CDS encoding alpha/beta fold hydrolase encodes MEKPPCLLFHGFTGGPFEVQPLSDYLQKKGKTCSVPKLPWHGENMAELESWHWTEWVDSAEKQAHRMTAEYGSFDLVGFSMGGLLSAYLTSRYPVRRLVLINTPVVYVSPGRLLKVIRQDGIYRDRDFFNKLRSTPIRAAWQFTRLVRHLKPELSKVSVPTLIIQSEEDYVVHPLSARYIYRKVGGYRKLTWYPRSNHLICLGEEAAQLFKEVNAFLEKE; translated from the coding sequence TTGGAGAAGCCGCCATGTCTTTTGTTTCACGGGTTTACCGGCGGTCCCTTCGAGGTCCAGCCGCTCAGTGATTATTTGCAAAAGAAAGGGAAAACCTGCAGCGTGCCCAAGCTTCCTTGGCACGGAGAAAATATGGCCGAGCTGGAATCCTGGCATTGGACCGAATGGGTGGATTCTGCCGAGAAGCAAGCTCATCGGATGACAGCGGAGTACGGGAGCTTTGATTTAGTCGGATTCTCCATGGGCGGCTTGCTTTCCGCCTACTTGACATCGCGTTATCCTGTTCGGCGGCTGGTTTTGATAAATACACCTGTCGTGTATGTGAGTCCAGGCAGACTGCTTAAAGTCATTCGGCAGGATGGGATATATCGGGATCGGGATTTTTTTAACAAGCTAAGATCCACACCCATTCGCGCGGCATGGCAGTTTACACGACTCGTTCGGCATCTCAAGCCGGAGCTGTCCAAGGTTTCGGTTCCTACTTTAATTATCCAAAGCGAAGAGGATTATGTGGTTCATCCGCTCAGCGCCCGTTATATTTATAGGAAGGTTGGAGGCTATCGAAAGCTCACCTGGTATCCCAGGTCCAATCACCTCATCTGCTTGGGTGAAGAAGCTGCGCAGCTGTTTAAAGAAGTGAACGCCTTTTTGGAAAAAGAATGA
- a CDS encoding peptidylprolyl isomerase, whose protein sequence is MISFRSRWNVLVLFTVSFVLLSACASSGSGKSSAGSTAAPTSSTAPSASAKPKQWSKAPDMIIDPKKSYEAEITTSKGKFTIQLFAKEAPKTVNNFVFLAKQGFYDNVIFHRIIKSFMIQTGDPLGNGSGGPGYRFADELNTPYKYEEGTVAMANSGPDTNGSQFFICTGPDAIFSLNARPNYTIFGIVTSGIENVQKIADTPVKMNPGGSDTSPSMPTEKVTIQSISIKEK, encoded by the coding sequence ATGATAAGCTTTAGATCAAGATGGAATGTGCTTGTTTTATTTACAGTTAGTTTTGTACTTCTATCCGCCTGCGCAAGCTCAGGTTCAGGCAAGTCTTCCGCAGGCTCAACTGCAGCTCCGACTTCGTCTACAGCGCCAAGCGCATCGGCCAAGCCGAAGCAGTGGAGTAAGGCTCCAGATATGATAATCGACCCCAAGAAGTCCTACGAAGCAGAAATAACAACGTCCAAAGGCAAATTTACGATTCAGCTTTTTGCCAAAGAGGCGCCCAAGACGGTAAATAACTTTGTGTTCTTGGCCAAGCAAGGCTTCTATGACAATGTCATATTTCACCGGATCATTAAATCGTTTATGATTCAAACCGGTGATCCGCTGGGGAATGGCAGCGGTGGTCCCGGTTATCGTTTTGCGGATGAACTCAATACACCTTACAAGTATGAAGAGGGCACTGTCGCGATGGCAAACTCCGGACCTGACACCAACGGCAGTCAGTTTTTTATTTGCACAGGTCCGGATGCGATATTTTCACTGAATGCTCGTCCGAACTACACCATTTTCGGGATCGTGACGTCAGGTATTGAGAATGTCCAGAAAATCGCGGATACTCCCGTTAAAATGAATCCGGGCGGCAGTGACACTTCTCCCAGCATGCCGACAGAAAAAGTAACCATCCAATCCATTTCTATCAAAGAAAAGTAA
- a CDS encoding PBP1A family penicillin-binding protein — protein sequence MAATNHPKTPQKKGRKKKFQVKKLLLGAVIAAILAVICGMGMYILIMLNGAKILSENIGKMDAPESTHIYDVNGVEVSKLYRENRESVSIKDIPQKLKDAFIATEDRRFESHAGVDLYSMGRALYTDILHRSAVEGGSTITQQLAKNVFLSSQKTAFRKVSEVSIAIELERQFTKDQILEMYLNRIYFGSRAYGIKAASMVYFNQPDLNKLEVWQIATLAALPKAPSTYSPIENPANSKERRAVVLKLMADQGYITEAERAAAVDIPYVAPVNKTNEQYATFMDYVVKEAESVYNITEEELLTKGYKIKTTMDSKTQLIMEQTYANPNFFQKDAADGEKIQSAMVILNHQDGGIVGMIGGRDYKKKTLNRVFSVRQPGSAFKPIAVYGPALESGNYNPYSKMQDVSKTYGNGKGYTPNNYDNTEHGEVTMFEAVKRSYNLSAVWLLDQIGVRTGVKFAEKLGIKMDPKDNNLAIALGGLTQGASPMSMASAYSAFANQGTQNKSHAINQIEDSKGTIVAAFKQEKKDLISPKTAYYMTLLLQGVVDGGTGVRAKLDRPAAGKTGSTGLDFKGLEKYDSNVWFVGYTPEWTAAVWEGFDNTDIKHYVTVGSGSTAAIFKEVMSKALAGKPVKPFVKPNGVADLTEPPKSISDLAAVYAPMTKTVSLTWTPLQDSKVIYQVFRSDSKQNQAQMITQSPTAEVFDTTVSPGETYSYYVVPMNTDTSIAGDKSNIAQIAIPADGAVLNPLNPSPLPGGASPSPSPDGNKPSPSPSPSPNGGTGNGGGGKPSASPSSSPSPSPSTKPSPSPSPSATPATGAGT from the coding sequence ATGGCTGCAACAAATCATCCAAAGACGCCGCAAAAAAAGGGCAGAAAGAAAAAATTTCAAGTAAAAAAACTGTTGCTTGGTGCAGTTATTGCAGCAATTCTGGCTGTGATATGCGGGATGGGCATGTACATTTTGATCATGCTTAACGGTGCCAAGATTTTGAGTGAAAATATTGGTAAAATGGATGCGCCCGAGTCGACCCATATTTATGATGTGAATGGTGTCGAGGTATCCAAGCTGTATCGCGAAAATCGGGAAAGCGTCAGTATTAAAGATATTCCGCAGAAGCTGAAGGATGCTTTTATCGCGACCGAGGACCGCAGGTTCGAATCTCATGCCGGGGTTGATCTTTATTCGATGGGAAGAGCGCTTTATACAGATATCCTGCATCGCAGTGCGGTAGAAGGCGGGAGCACGATCACTCAGCAGCTGGCCAAAAACGTATTTTTAAGCTCACAGAAAACGGCATTCCGTAAAGTGTCCGAGGTATCGATCGCCATTGAATTGGAAAGACAATTTACCAAGGATCAAATTCTTGAAATGTATTTAAACCGCATCTATTTCGGCAGCAGAGCTTACGGGATTAAAGCCGCGTCGATGGTTTATTTTAACCAGCCTGACTTAAACAAACTAGAGGTATGGCAGATAGCAACGCTCGCAGCCCTTCCTAAAGCACCGTCAACTTATTCGCCGATCGAAAATCCTGCCAATTCCAAAGAACGCCGGGCGGTTGTGTTGAAATTAATGGCTGATCAAGGCTATATCACAGAGGCGGAAAGAGCGGCTGCTGTTGATATACCTTATGTTGCGCCTGTAAACAAGACCAATGAGCAGTATGCGACGTTTATGGATTATGTTGTGAAGGAAGCTGAATCTGTTTATAACATTACTGAAGAAGAGCTTCTTACCAAAGGATATAAGATCAAAACAACGATGGATTCCAAGACCCAGCTCATCATGGAGCAAACATATGCGAATCCCAATTTTTTTCAAAAGGATGCTGCTGACGGCGAGAAAATACAGAGCGCCATGGTTATCCTGAATCATCAGGACGGCGGTATTGTCGGGATGATCGGAGGCAGGGATTACAAGAAGAAGACACTAAACCGTGTATTCAGCGTCAGACAGCCGGGATCTGCCTTCAAGCCGATTGCTGTGTACGGCCCGGCCCTGGAAAGCGGAAATTATAATCCGTATTCGAAAATGCAGGACGTTTCTAAAACTTACGGAAACGGAAAAGGATATACGCCGAATAACTATGATAATACCGAGCACGGAGAAGTGACCATGTTTGAGGCCGTCAAGAGATCCTATAACTTATCGGCAGTATGGCTGCTGGATCAAATTGGTGTACGTACCGGTGTGAAATTTGCCGAAAAGCTGGGCATCAAAATGGACCCCAAAGATAATAATCTGGCTATAGCGCTTGGGGGTTTAACGCAAGGTGCCTCTCCGATGAGCATGGCGTCGGCGTATAGTGCTTTTGCAAACCAGGGTACACAAAACAAATCACATGCCATTAATCAAATCGAGGACAGCAAAGGAACTATTGTGGCCGCATTCAAGCAGGAGAAAAAGGATCTTATTTCTCCAAAGACCGCTTATTATATGACGCTGCTCCTGCAAGGTGTCGTGGATGGCGGTACAGGTGTAAGAGCCAAATTGGATCGGCCGGCAGCCGGTAAAACGGGTTCAACAGGACTCGATTTCAAAGGACTTGAAAAGTATGACAGCAATGTCTGGTTTGTCGGGTACACACCGGAATGGACTGCTGCCGTATGGGAAGGCTTCGACAATACAGATATCAAGCACTATGTAACCGTCGGCAGCGGAAGCACAGCTGCCATTTTCAAGGAAGTCATGTCTAAAGCTTTAGCCGGCAAACCGGTAAAGCCATTTGTCAAACCAAATGGAGTGGCTGATTTAACCGAGCCTCCCAAGAGTATCAGTGATCTGGCTGCAGTCTATGCCCCTATGACAAAAACCGTGAGCCTGACTTGGACACCATTGCAGGATTCAAAGGTCATTTATCAAGTATTCCGTTCGGATTCGAAGCAAAATCAAGCGCAAATGATCACCCAATCACCAACGGCCGAAGTGTTCGATACGACTGTATCGCCTGGTGAAACGTATTCATATTACGTGGTCCCAATGAACACGGACACCTCGATTGCAGGAGATAAATCAAATATCGCGCAGATCGCTATTCCAGCAGATGGAGCGGTACTGAATCCGCTAAATCCATCACCATTGCCAGGCGGAGCGAGTCCATCTCCTTCGCCGGATGGCAATAAACCATCTCCATCACCAAGCCCATCGCCAAACGGCGGAACGGGTAATGGTGGCGGGGGCAAACCAAGTGCAAGTCCAAGCTCCAGCCCTAGTCCGAGTCCGAGTACAAAACCTTCACCATCGCCCTCGCCTTCAGCGACACCTGCTACAGGCGCCGGCACTTAA
- the hfq gene encoding RNA chaperone Hfq, with amino-acid sequence MNKSINIQDNFLNQLRKESIPVTVYLTNGFQIRGLIRAFDNFTIIIDSEGRQQMVYKHAISTFTPQRSVSLMPAEGTE; translated from the coding sequence ATGAACAAATCCATTAACATCCAGGACAATTTCTTGAATCAACTTCGCAAAGAGAGCATTCCCGTAACTGTGTATTTAACTAATGGGTTTCAAATCAGAGGGCTGATTCGCGCTTTTGATAATTTTACGATTATCATTGATAGTGAAGGCCGTCAACAAATGGTATACAAGCATGCCATTTCAACCTTTACTCCGCAAAGATCGGTTTCGCTCATGCCGGCTGAAGGAACGGAGTAA
- the miaA gene encoding tRNA (adenosine(37)-N6)-dimethylallyltransferase MiaA, with the protein MSEGSSKPRLLVLIGPTAIGKTRLSLELAAKYECEIISGDSMQVYRGMDIGTAKASKAERRLVPHHLIDIHDPEDPFSVAEFQELVRELIPQIHQRGKLPFIVGGTGLYIESVCYDYRFTEVGTDQQFRDDQDAFADQRGEEALHDKLRAIDPESAERLHYNDRRRVIRALEIAHVSGIPLSEHMANQTKDSPYELCIIGLTMDRALLYKRIEERIDAMMESGLVEEVRSLLAAGCPRDTVSMKGLGYKEIISFLEGELSLEAAVYLLKRNTRHYAKRQLSWFRHMKEINWVDVTDQTNFSAHLKKISDIITGKFVHKIEYN; encoded by the coding sequence GTGAGTGAAGGTTCATCCAAGCCCCGGCTTTTGGTGCTTATTGGCCCTACGGCCATTGGCAAAACCAGGCTCAGTCTGGAACTTGCCGCGAAATATGAATGTGAGATTATTTCCGGTGATTCAATGCAAGTTTATAGGGGTATGGATATTGGAACAGCAAAAGCTTCGAAAGCTGAACGGAGACTGGTGCCTCATCATTTGATCGATATTCATGATCCGGAGGATCCGTTTTCAGTTGCCGAATTTCAAGAGCTGGTGAGAGAATTAATTCCCCAAATTCATCAGCGCGGCAAGCTGCCTTTTATCGTGGGCGGCACAGGTCTTTACATTGAATCGGTCTGTTACGACTATCGGTTCACCGAGGTGGGAACGGATCAGCAATTCCGCGACGATCAAGATGCATTTGCCGATCAGCGTGGTGAGGAAGCGCTCCATGACAAGCTGAGAGCCATTGACCCGGAAAGTGCGGAGAGGCTCCATTATAACGATCGCAGGCGAGTCATTCGCGCATTGGAGATAGCTCATGTTTCGGGGATACCTCTTTCCGAGCATATGGCTAATCAAACCAAGGATTCTCCATATGAACTCTGTATCATAGGCTTAACTATGGATCGGGCCTTGCTTTATAAACGGATTGAAGAGCGGATTGACGCCATGATGGAGTCGGGCCTTGTCGAAGAGGTTCGCTCGCTGCTCGCAGCAGGGTGTCCCAGGGACACGGTTTCCATGAAAGGGCTGGGCTACAAAGAGATCATAAGCTTCCTGGAAGGAGAACTTTCCCTCGAGGCTGCAGTCTACCTCCTTAAGCGAAATACGAGACATTACGCCAAGCGCCAGCTCTCTTGGTTCCGCCATATGAAGGAGATTAATTGGGTTGATGTAACCGATCAAACAAACTTTTCTGCGCATTTGAAAAAAATTAGTGATATAATAACAGGAAAGTTTGTACATAAAATTGAATATAACTAA
- a CDS encoding class I SAM-dependent methyltransferase has translation MPRGKDSLEKLRSRYGIISLLLVTEDEIRYYVDDQPAIFFHPSMAAVRVKRLLDGQTDLLLQASDVQEGDTVLDCTAGLASDSIVFSFAVGSKGQVTAIESERIPALLIQEGLASYHSDIPGLNEAMRRVQVRHAEHVAYMQSLEARSVDTVYFDPMFRSPIEESSSISPLRELANSNAITFEALEQAKRIARKSIVLKEKWNSGEFTRLGFEHVPRSNTKTTYGVIRL, from the coding sequence GTGCCAAGAGGGAAGGACTCCTTGGAAAAGCTCCGGAGTAGATATGGGATCATTTCCCTCTTGCTTGTTACTGAGGATGAGATCAGGTACTATGTAGATGATCAGCCGGCGATTTTTTTTCATCCCAGTATGGCTGCGGTTCGCGTCAAACGGCTGCTTGACGGTCAAACGGATCTGCTGCTGCAAGCTTCGGATGTTCAAGAAGGAGACACTGTGCTGGATTGCACGGCAGGTCTGGCATCCGACTCGATTGTTTTTTCATTTGCAGTCGGAAGCAAAGGGCAAGTAACAGCAATCGAAAGCGAACGAATTCCTGCTTTGCTGATTCAAGAAGGCTTGGCCTCCTATCATTCGGACATTCCCGGGCTTAATGAGGCTATGCGGCGTGTGCAGGTGAGGCATGCCGAGCATGTCGCCTACATGCAATCACTTGAGGCGCGAAGCGTGGATACAGTTTATTTTGATCCTATGTTTCGCAGTCCCATTGAAGAATCCAGCTCGATCTCACCACTGCGGGAACTGGCAAACAGCAATGCCATTACTTTTGAAGCCTTGGAACAGGCAAAGCGCATAGCACGAAAAAGCATTGTGCTCAAAGAAAAATGGAACAGCGGTGAATTTACCCGATTGGGCTTTGAGCATGTACCCCGATCCAATACGAAAACAACTTATGGAGTGATCAGGCTGTGA
- the mutL gene encoding DNA mismatch repair endonuclease MutL, with the protein MGKIQLLSEHIANQIAAGEVVERPSSVVKELVENSIDAGSTRIDITIEEGGLQLIRVSDNGSGMEAEDTELAFQRHATSKISTNKDLFSIRTLGFRGEALPSIASVSRLECITSSTDSGLARKIFIEGGAIRSVEETAASRGTEVTVKELFFNTPARLKYMKTIQTELGHVSDYIYRLALAHPQIAFSLKHNGNLLLQTLGNGDLVQVIAAIYGTAVGKQMLPIQAESLDYVLSGNIARPEMTRANRGGISTIVNGRYVRNFALNQALMQAYHTLLPINRFPVAVVHISMDPSLVDVNVHPSKLEVRFSKETELTAFVESEVKRALGKQVLIPQGAKPAVPKGAYVQEQLELTRVSDPAQQPERPQQSAPGELHQTERPSQGERTPQSSARSWSNSLPQVQEAASPYRSGSQQGSPARSIDSGRPKISFQQQQRAAESFMNQMSASGQSEAPSLPEFPSLTPIGQLHGTYLVAQSPDGLYLIDQHAAHERIHYEYYYERFGNPTEASQELLVPITLEFTPSEAGIIAEKLALFEQSGVYLEAFGGNTFLVRSHPHWFPDGDEKSIIEDMCEWILTERKAVDIAKLREKSAILCSCKASIKANQSLGTLEMETLLDRLAECRNPYTCPHGRPIVVSFSNYELEKMFKRVM; encoded by the coding sequence TCAATAGATGCGGGAAGCACCCGAATTGATATAACGATTGAAGAGGGTGGGCTTCAATTAATTCGCGTTTCGGATAATGGATCCGGCATGGAAGCGGAAGATACCGAGCTTGCTTTTCAACGGCATGCAACAAGTAAGATTTCGACCAATAAAGATTTGTTTTCCATCCGTACATTGGGATTTCGCGGTGAAGCTCTGCCGAGTATTGCCTCTGTATCTCGACTGGAATGTATAACCAGTTCAACAGACAGCGGACTCGCGCGCAAAATATTCATCGAAGGCGGAGCCATTCGTTCTGTTGAAGAAACAGCGGCTTCTCGAGGAACTGAAGTGACGGTCAAAGAACTGTTCTTCAATACGCCTGCGCGATTGAAATATATGAAAACGATACAAACCGAACTCGGACATGTGTCCGACTATATATATCGTCTTGCCCTGGCCCATCCACAGATTGCCTTTTCCTTAAAGCATAATGGGAATTTGCTGCTGCAAACACTGGGCAACGGAGATTTGGTACAGGTAATCGCAGCCATTTACGGTACTGCTGTAGGCAAACAGATGCTGCCCATACAGGCGGAAAGCCTCGATTATGTCCTCAGTGGTAATATCGCGAGGCCGGAGATGACGCGCGCCAACCGCGGAGGCATCTCGACCATTGTCAATGGTCGGTATGTGCGCAATTTTGCGCTGAACCAAGCGCTCATGCAAGCTTATCATACCTTGCTGCCGATTAATCGCTTTCCGGTAGCAGTAGTGCATATCAGCATGGATCCTTCGTTGGTGGACGTCAATGTGCATCCCTCCAAGCTGGAGGTGAGGTTCAGTAAAGAAACCGAGCTGACTGCTTTTGTGGAATCAGAAGTGAAGCGGGCACTCGGCAAACAGGTGTTGATTCCGCAGGGCGCCAAGCCTGCAGTGCCAAAGGGCGCCTACGTGCAGGAGCAATTGGAGCTGACGAGAGTGTCAGATCCAGCGCAGCAGCCTGAGCGGCCTCAACAGTCGGCGCCAGGCGAGCTCCACCAGACGGAGCGACCCTCGCAGGGCGAACGGACGCCGCAGTCAAGCGCTCGCAGCTGGAGCAATTCTCTCCCGCAGGTGCAGGAAGCAGCCTCGCCTTATCGCTCCGGCTCACAGCAAGGCAGTCCTGCGCGGAGCATTGATTCCGGCCGTCCCAAGATTTCCTTTCAACAGCAGCAGCGTGCAGCAGAAAGCTTCATGAACCAAATGTCGGCATCCGGCCAATCGGAAGCCCCGAGTCTTCCCGAGTTTCCGAGTCTGACTCCGATCGGTCAATTGCACGGCACATACCTGGTCGCGCAGAGTCCGGACGGGCTGTACCTGATTGATCAGCATGCCGCTCACGAGCGGATTCATTATGAATATTATTATGAACGCTTTGGCAATCCGACGGAAGCCAGCCAGGAACTGCTCGTTCCCATCACGCTTGAATTCACTCCCTCCGAAGCCGGAATTATTGCTGAAAAGCTGGCGCTTTTTGAACAGTCGGGAGTCTATCTGGAGGCGTTTGGCGGCAATACGTTCCTGGTCCGATCCCATCCGCATTGGTTTCCGGACGGCGACGAAAAATCGATCATAGAAGATATGTGTGAATGGATTTTGACGGAGAGAAAAGCCGTAGATATAGCAAAGCTCCGCGAGAAATCAGCCATTTTATGCTCCTGCAAGGCATCGATCAAAGCCAATCAAAGTCTCGGAACCTTGGAGATGGAAACCTTGCTTGACCGATTGGCTGAGTGCCGGAATCCGTATACGTGTCCGCATGGAAGGCCGATCGTAGTCAGCTTCTCCAATTATGAGCTTGAAAAAATGTTTAAGCGGGTGATGTAA